Proteins encoded by one window of Nicotiana tabacum cultivar K326 chromosome 10, ASM71507v2, whole genome shotgun sequence:
- the LOC142164626 gene encoding receptor-like protein EIX2, whose product MEVLNNLISLDFRRNRLTGPLPSSLVNCTKLLKTNLTENEFVGQLPPWLGMKFSDLIILSLSSNRFYGELPPEICPLKDLQILDLANNSFFGTIPRCISNLTTMVAGNRLGEADIMYNSLVPLEIVRESAMVTTKGNIYRYDKTLALVISMDMSNNNLSGDIPISFTSLVRLKFCNFSKNHLTGTIPNGIGDMKVLESLDLSENQFSGQIPQSISSLSTLSFLNLSYNNLSVKIPVGTQLQSFNSSSFLGNELCGLPLLANCNSSGQNPGVDIEKDESDKDELDWFYIAMSIEFGLSFWGICSCLLFKRSWRHAYYRFLDSCLESLSVKVQIRGWIRLRRLLFSKVLFYAYFSFNKQ is encoded by the coding sequence ATGGaggttttaaataatttgatTTCTTTGGACTTTCGAAGAAATAGACTTACTGGTCCATTACCTTCATCATTAGTAAACTGTACAAAGTTGCTGAAAACTAATTTAACGGAGAACGAATTCGTTGGACAACTACCACCATGGTTAGGAATGAAGTTTTCAGATTTGATAATCCTTAGCCTTAGCTCCAACAGATTTTATGGTGAATTGCCTCCAGAAATTTGCCCCCTCAAAGATCTTCAGATCTTAGACCTTGCAAACAATAGTTTCTTTGGAACTATACCAAGGTGTATTAGCAATTTAACAACAATGGTGGCCGGAAATAGGTTGGGGGAAGCTGATATTATGTATAATTCTTTAGTTCCTCTAGAAATTGTGAGAGAAAGCGCAATGGTGACAACTAAAGGCAATATTTACCGGTATGATAAAACATTGGCATTGGTTATAAGTATGGATATGTCTAACAATAATCTCTCTGGAGATATTCCTATAAGTTTTACTAGTCTTGTAAGATTGAAATTTTGTAATTTCTCAAAAAACCATCTGACAGGTACGATCCCAAATGGCATTGGCGACATGAAAGTGCTCGAATCCCTTGATCTTTCAGAAAATCAATTTTCTGGTCAAATCCCCCAAAGCATTTCGAGTTTGTCAACTTTAAGCTTCCTGAATCTGTCTTATAACAATTTGTCAGTAAAGATACCTGTGGGCACTCAACTTCAAAGTTTTAATTCCTCGAGTTTCCTGGGAAATGAGCTTTGCGGGCTTCCACTCTTGGCGAACTGTAATTCAAGTGGTCAAAATCCTGGTGTTGATATTGAAAAGGATGAGAGTGATAAAGATGAACTTGATTGGTTCTACATTGCAATGTCAATAGAATTTGGTCTTAGCTTTTGGGGAATATGTTCTTGTTTGCTTTTCAAGAGATCATGGAGACATGCTTATTATCGTTTTTTAGATAGTTGTTTGGAATCCTTGAGTGTAAAGGTACAAATACGGGGATGGATAAGATTGAGGAGATTGTTATTCTCAAAAGTCTTATTCTATGCTTACTTTTCCTTCAATAAACAATAA